A window of the Cheilinus undulatus linkage group 21, ASM1832078v1, whole genome shotgun sequence genome harbors these coding sequences:
- the gprc5ba gene encoding G protein-coupled receptor, class C, group 5, member Ba isoform X1, with product MAFLPVLLLLLLSVTHRAISQDSEDSEALPRGCGWGLVRPYTLLCDLDSIWGVAVESVAAGGVLTAILLALVLLCRLRHISEAEKRSGVGPILLLLLGALGLFGLSFAYLIEQDESLCLLRRALWGLLFAVCFSCLLVQGVRLRRLGRERRSPGGCALTGLALGLSAVQGIIAAEWLLLTVLREGRAACQYLPLDFSLACSYVLALLLAAMTAASLALCAKTRQWRCNAIWLLVTCLLSLLLWVAWVGFYLYGNAWLGRSPDWNDPALAIALVAQGWLLLIFHAIPESHICLRPPPQPTAPDYFDTSQNSTRMRETSFDEDIPLSHRQFVENQGYGYSDENTAGLRSGGGAGQHNSNTGARPSAPFRSNVYQPTEMTMILNGGAVSTSSQSQVPSAPPTYTGRQLW from the exons ATGGCGTTCCTGCCGGTCCTCCTACTCCTGCTGCTGTCTGTTACTCATCGTGCCATCAGTCAAGACTCAGAGGACTCCGAAGCTCTCCCGAGAGGCTGTGGCTGGGGTCTTGTGCGTCCCTACACTCTCCTCTGTGACCTGGACTCCATATGGGGTGTCGCTGTCGAGTCAGTGGCTGCCGGCGGCGTGCTGACTGCCATCCTGCTCGCCTTGGTCCTGCTGTGCCGTTTACGCCACATCAGTGAGGCTGAGAAGCGCAGCGGCGTGGGACCAatcctcctgctgctcctggGTGCCCTCGGCTTGTTCGGCCTGAGCTTTGCTTACCTGATCGAGCAGGATGAGTCGTTATGTTTGCTCCGCAGGGCCCTGTGGGGTCTCTTGTTTGCAGTCTGCTTCTCCTGCTTGCTGGTGCAAGGAGTCCGCCTGCGCAGGCTTGGCCGGGAGCGCAGGAGCCCCGGCGGCTGTGCCCTTACAGGCCTTGCATTGGGTTTAAGTGCCGTGCAGGGCATCATCGCCGCTGAGTGGCTTCTTCTGACCGTGCTGAGGGAGGGCCGAGCTGCCTGTCAATACCTACCCCTGGACTTCTCGCTAGCATGCAGCTATGTGCTAGCCCTCCTTCTGGCAGCAATGACCGCTGCCTCCCTGGCCCTCTGTGCGAAGACTCGTCAGTGGCGCTGCAATGCTATCTGGCTGCTGGTGACCTGCCTGCTGTCGCTGCTGCTCTGGGTGGCTTGGGTGGGCTTCTATCTGTACGGTAATGCCTGGCTGGGGAGGTCCCCGGACTGGAACGACCCGGCTCTGGCGATCGCTTTAGTAGCTCAGGGCTGGCTGCTGCTGATCTTCCATGCTATTCCTGAATCCCACATCTGCCTGAGACCCCCTCCACAGCCCACCGCCCCGGATTACTTTGACACTTCCCAGAACTCAACAAGGATGAGGGAGACCAGCTTTGATGAAGACATCCCTCTTTCTCACAGGCAGTTTGTGGAGAACCAGGGCTACGGTTACAGCGATGAGAACACCGCAG GCTTAAGGAGCGGCGGCGGTGCTGGCCAACACAACAGTAACACCGGCGCGAGGCCCAGTGCTCCTTTCCGCAGCAACGTGTACCAGCCCACCGAGATGACCATGATCCTGAACGGGGGAGCGGTGAGTACATCCTCCCAGTCACAG GTGCCCTCTGCTCCTCCTACCTACACAGGGAGGCAGTTGTGGTGA
- the gprc5ba gene encoding G protein-coupled receptor, class C, group 5, member Ba isoform X2, which yields MAFLPVLLLLLLSVTHRAISQDSEDSEALPRGCGWGLVRPYTLLCDLDSIWGVAVESVAAGGVLTAILLALVLLCRLRHISEAEKRSGVGPILLLLLGALGLFGLSFAYLIEQDESLCLLRRALWGLLFAVCFSCLLVQGVRLRRLGRERRSPGGCALTGLALGLSAVQGIIAAEWLLLTVLREGRAACQYLPLDFSLACSYVLALLLAAMTAASLALCAKTRQWRCNAIWLLVTCLLSLLLWVAWVGFYLYGNAWLGRSPDWNDPALAIALVAQGWLLLIFHAIPESHICLRPPPQPTAPDYFDTSQNSTRMRETSFDEDIPLSHRQFVENQGYGYSDENTAGLRSGGGAGQHNSNTGARPSAPFRSNVYQPTEMTMILNGGAVPSAPPTYTGRQLW from the exons ATGGCGTTCCTGCCGGTCCTCCTACTCCTGCTGCTGTCTGTTACTCATCGTGCCATCAGTCAAGACTCAGAGGACTCCGAAGCTCTCCCGAGAGGCTGTGGCTGGGGTCTTGTGCGTCCCTACACTCTCCTCTGTGACCTGGACTCCATATGGGGTGTCGCTGTCGAGTCAGTGGCTGCCGGCGGCGTGCTGACTGCCATCCTGCTCGCCTTGGTCCTGCTGTGCCGTTTACGCCACATCAGTGAGGCTGAGAAGCGCAGCGGCGTGGGACCAatcctcctgctgctcctggGTGCCCTCGGCTTGTTCGGCCTGAGCTTTGCTTACCTGATCGAGCAGGATGAGTCGTTATGTTTGCTCCGCAGGGCCCTGTGGGGTCTCTTGTTTGCAGTCTGCTTCTCCTGCTTGCTGGTGCAAGGAGTCCGCCTGCGCAGGCTTGGCCGGGAGCGCAGGAGCCCCGGCGGCTGTGCCCTTACAGGCCTTGCATTGGGTTTAAGTGCCGTGCAGGGCATCATCGCCGCTGAGTGGCTTCTTCTGACCGTGCTGAGGGAGGGCCGAGCTGCCTGTCAATACCTACCCCTGGACTTCTCGCTAGCATGCAGCTATGTGCTAGCCCTCCTTCTGGCAGCAATGACCGCTGCCTCCCTGGCCCTCTGTGCGAAGACTCGTCAGTGGCGCTGCAATGCTATCTGGCTGCTGGTGACCTGCCTGCTGTCGCTGCTGCTCTGGGTGGCTTGGGTGGGCTTCTATCTGTACGGTAATGCCTGGCTGGGGAGGTCCCCGGACTGGAACGACCCGGCTCTGGCGATCGCTTTAGTAGCTCAGGGCTGGCTGCTGCTGATCTTCCATGCTATTCCTGAATCCCACATCTGCCTGAGACCCCCTCCACAGCCCACCGCCCCGGATTACTTTGACACTTCCCAGAACTCAACAAGGATGAGGGAGACCAGCTTTGATGAAGACATCCCTCTTTCTCACAGGCAGTTTGTGGAGAACCAGGGCTACGGTTACAGCGATGAGAACACCGCAG GCTTAAGGAGCGGCGGCGGTGCTGGCCAACACAACAGTAACACCGGCGCGAGGCCCAGTGCTCCTTTCCGCAGCAACGTGTACCAGCCCACCGAGATGACCATGATCCTGAACGGGGGAGCG GTGCCCTCTGCTCCTCCTACCTACACAGGGAGGCAGTTGTGGTGA